In the Helianthus annuus cultivar XRQ/B chromosome 11, HanXRQr2.0-SUNRISE, whole genome shotgun sequence genome, one interval contains:
- the LOC110890298 gene encoding GDSL esterase/lipase At5g55050, translated as MALMFVCVLVFTISVCKAQPAAPAIYVFGDSFMDVGNNNYLPLSTAKANFPHNGIDFPNSKPTGRFSNGKNIPDFLVEEIGLPVPPPYLSLNGSATPPITGVSFASGGGGILNESGRIMAVQALSLGQQVDYFTMVRDRLVRQLGPSGAQAHLSKSLFPIVIGTNDLFAYFTVGSLVAKLYTPQQYVDRMLSTFKGLFKTLYGLGARKLVVTGVPAIGCCPIQRRTNRTGECNIKLNNMTIKYNDGLKMMLQGLKSELPGMNSAYFDYYGAWVSLFQNETYGFTEIKEACCGLGNLNADVLCIPIARFCPNRKNYFFWDRVHTTEAAASFFSEMLYSGSQQFMVPMNVEQLLAG; from the exons ATGGCTCTTATGTTTGTGTGCGTTTTGGTGTTTACCATTAGTGTCTGTAAAGCTCAACCTGCTGCACCAGCTATTTACGTATTTGGTGACTCGTTTATGGACGTCGGAAACAATAATTACCTACCACTTTCAACTGCCAAGGCTAATTTCCCCCACAATGGCATTGATTTTCCCAACAGCAAACCCACCGGAAGATTCTCTAATGGGAAGAATATTCCTGACTTTCTTG TGGAGGAGATTGGATTACCAGTACCGCCACCGTATTTATCATTGAATGGTAGTGCAACACCACCCATCACCGGAGTCAGCTTTGCATCTGGAGGAGGCGGCATACTTAACGAATCCGGTCGAATAATGGCT GTACAGGCACTTTCTTTAGGACAACAAGTGGACTACTTCACCATGGTCCGCGACAGACTGGTCCGTCAGCTAGGACCATCTGGTGCACAGGCTCACCTATCCAAATCCTTATTCCCAATCGTTATTGGAACCAACGATTTGTTTGCATATTTTACGGTCGGTTCGCTTGTTGCTAAACTGTATACCCCACAACAATATGTTGATCGTATGTTGTCCACCTTcaaagggttatttaag ACGTTGTATGGACTGGGTGCGCGGAAATTGGTGGTGACTGGAGTTCCGGCAATTGGTTGTTGCCCGATTCAAAGAAGGACAAACCGAACTGGTGAATGCAACATCAAATTAAATAATATGACGATCAAGTATAATGATGGTCTAAAGATGATGCTACAAGGATTGAAGTCTGAATTACCGGGAATGAATTCTGCTTACTTTGATTATTATGGTGCTTGGGTCAGCCTCTTCCAAAATGAGACTTATG gGTTTACAGAGATAAAAGAAGCTTGTTGTGGGCTCGGAAACCTAAATGCTGATGTGCTATGCATCCCAATAGCGCGCTTTTGTCCGAACAGGAAAAACTATTTTTTTTGGGATCGTGTCCATACAACAGAAGCAGCTGCAAGCTTCTTTTCAGAAATGTTATACAGTGGATCACAACAATTTATGGTTCCCATGAATGTGGAGCAACTTCTTGCAGGTTAA